The stretch of DNA atattttttttttttttctttattctttttcattGTTCGTTAAAATTTATTGTATATTGAAAAATTAGATAAGTGAAAGATTTTTTAacagaattatataaatgtatactCCTAGAAAGATATAAACCtaagaaaaatatgttatacacattacacacacacataaaaaaaataaaaaaaaaagaaaaaaaaaaaaaaaaaagaaataagcgaataaatatataaatataaacattcacataaacatattaatatatgattttgttattttatttattttttgtgttAATATGTGGATTAAAGAAaggtttaatatatatatatatatatatatatatatatttcatataataaatcatatataagGAGATGAATATAAAGTTTTGAAAAGCATTTAAACAAAAGctttaaaaatgaagataatataattaaagaaataatatattaaaaaaataaggtGTTTTACGTACAGGTATTTATagcatacatataaatatatacataaataaataaataaatatatatatatatttgtgaaaTTATTACCAagaatgttatatatataaataatcttTTTGTTTGTTGTATAATAATCACCATTTTATTGTACATCATAAttattgtattattaaatataacataagaaatattcatatttaatcttttatttatagCAACATTTTGTTACTTAAACAAGTTacaatgttttatatatttatttgtattatttagtgttgtatttcttatatatatgaaaaaatttatgtagattttttttttgtttaaggggatgacatataaaaatttatttgttcgtatatttatatgttcgtgtatttatatgttcatatatttatatatttataaaatttgaaTGTGATTaattgtatttttaaaaatgtgagaaatatttaagagatacatataatgtgttatatattaaaataaatatgtcaAGTTGAAGAATacgaataaagaaaaaaaaaaaaaaaaaaaattaaatattgaacattaaaaatatatatattgaatgaacaatttaaatataaataaataatatttatatgtattttccAAGAATATGGTGTTTaagtttatatatgaaaagagaaatgaattaatatattaatcgttaatgttatatattctatatataattaattatattccccccatttttaattttattattattatatataaaattgtaaatataaataaataaataaataaatatatatatatatatattaaatataacgGAAGGCATTCTTAATTTGTGTGCGTGCATATAGctcatcatatatttattaagttTGATTAatgcatatatattgaacataaaaataaattgagatttttaaaatttcagaaaaaaaaaaatgaagattttaaataaatgaacTCAATTGGGACAATATCATCTCTTTGAAGGAAGGGATTGAGttatcaaaataatgaagcgaggaaaatttataaaaagtcaataataaacatatgaacatatatattatcaagtaattatttaagaaaatatattatgtgtacatttattatttttttttaattctttttgaatttattaaaatgttaaataataaatgattatatatatatatatgattaaatTAACTAGATAGGAGAATGGtctatgaaaaaaaattaaagatgaaaattttttttttttttttttttcccataTTTTAACATGATAACAgtattatattgtattatatatatagaatatatttttattcttatgtatatatacaaaataatatatttattaaaaataaatttaatttattttatgtctTGATTGTGTTCCCTTCCTTCGTTGTAAGATATAtgcctatatatatatatatatatatatatattatttaaaggaACGTTTGATATTACATTATCGAaggtattattataattttatatataataagtagATATATTGTAGTAGTAGaattgttaatatattatataaagaaatgattataattatattttctacatTTAAAAAGCTAGtaatttttcaattttttacatattaattttatttaataaacaagaaacaaaaatgtattataataatatatgcactaataaattattatatatatatatatatggtggTATGTGtgagtatatatatatatatatatatatatatataatatatatataataatttattagtgtgtatattattataatacatttgttttttgtttataagaTTTGTTTGACTTaatgttattttataaacaCACATAATCTTAACGATGGATGTCTTGGTTCCTACAGCGATGAAGGCCGCAATTAAATGCGATATTctgtatgtattatatagACATTTGAATAAATGCTGAATGTAGAATTACAATactgtataattttttttacgaAAGAAATGCTTATAACAGTACTCCTAAATTATcacattaaaaaattatatatatatatatatatatatatatatatatgtatatataatgaaccGGTGTTTTCGTTTTACTTATCTATGTGATGACATTTTACTCTCtgtaagtatatatttttataattgtaCTATGGAGGGAGAAAAGCAACGTGTTAATTAATTTTACCTTAGGCCTCATAGTCTCACGATTATGACGTTACATAGTACTAGACATTTTTGACGTTTCCAATTTTTATTGAGTTCGTATTAATGTTTAAGAGGTAGCATAATAAATGGATATAGGTTTTAAGACTTAATAAGAgtctaaataaaaaaaatcccTGTTTATAGAAAAAGAAGCAGGGTTTATGCTTGCACATATGTACGTTTGGTATATATGTGTCTCGGTACTCTCTGAgggttttatatattgttttaatataaaatgattttCACGCTTTTGGGCtatgcatataaaaaaaacagtattaattatatatatttttatgtattttaatatttgttttttttttttatgtatagtTAAAAGAGTAGCTGTAACGGGGAATAAATATGCTTTGACATACCTTCTACATGTGAAAAACTTTTCGCTAGATTGTGTACATCATAGATCCGAATAATTTGTTCGTAGCCtcttccttttctttttaaagaACTGGATTATGTGCTACTAGTAGAACTTAGGAAGACatcttaattttatattagtaCAAATGTAACCATATTTGAAGTTAACACTTTGTCTTATAAAATTAGGAATTTGGTTTGAATGAGAGACTTTATTGAAACGACCTGCACAcaatatgtatttatgtgtgtatatgtttatatgtgtatatatatttatgtatacattCTATATAGAAAGGTTATATGAGTGGACACACATTTATATATCGCATATATAACATACAGGTTGTTACTACATGATATATTGTTTATGCTTTTTCATTCTCcctgtttattttttacgaTCTGGGGAATTCATGAAgtcttttttgtttattccATGGAATAGAGGAGCAAATGGAGTCACAACTGAAAAAAAACTTgcacacatatatacatatatatgtatgtatatatgtatgtatatatgtatgtacatatatatgtatatattttgtatttatgTGTCAAGTGTTGTGCGTGAATCTATTGAGAGGGACGATAATATAATGTCAATGTTCTTTCTGTGATTAATTTAGGAGGGTGAATCCGctgaattttaaaaattgcTAAAATATAACTAAGcggaagaaaagaaaataactATGATTCCTTTAGTAACAGCGCGTGAAAAAGGATAAGCTCAATTTAGAGAATCCTacgatttttttttatcttcattttgtttttttactAATTCTTCTATACATATATCTAAAAagtcttctttatttttttcccaCTGTTCCATTTTACAATCGTATAATACCTCCAAATGTATTTCAATGATGATTTTCCATTTCAATacctttttatttaataaataaatacctcttttttctatttcatcataaatttttaattcttcgCTATATATATCATCCTCTCTAATTATTCTATGTTTCATTTTATCTTCAGGTTTTATAtacttccttttttttaacaattcATCTTCCAACCAATCTTCATCATTATCTTCATCAATCCATTTTAATTCTATATTTCTCCATTGTTCTTTTAACAAATCTTTCTGTATTTCCATTGTTGgttttttaacaaattcaTAAAACTCCTCTTCATCGTCACTTCCCAAATTATATGACGAAACAAATTTATATTCTCTTCTAATCCAATCTTGTTGCATTTGCTTAAACCAATCCTCTCCTTTATACTTTTCAAGTTCTTTCATTTTATCTAttccatatatatcttttttcaaATCTTCTATCACTTCTTcttctatttcttttttcttttttaattcttcaaaCGATGTATCTATAAATAACTTTTCACTCTCTATATCTTCTtcctttatatattcctccaatattgacatatatatttttatccatAATATAACCACCAAcactttctttttatattttatgaattcTTCGATTTGTTCTTCATCATATTGTTCTTCAtgtaaagatataaaatttcTTATGGCTTCATCCGATATGATACCTTCCTTTTCAAGCTcttcaaataatttattaaaccATTTATCTATAACAAATTCTCTAACTCTAAATGGATGTTTTGCAATCCATATTCTccaaataattttttgtctTTGGGACATATGATATTTATCACCTCTTAAACtaattaataattctttataaGCTCTTTTCATATactcttcttcttcatctctCCAACTCTCTTTTAATCTTAAAAACCATTCTTCTTCTTTCCATTTTTCTAACATATGTTCATGCCGTTCAACCCATCTATACCACATATCGCTTTGCttattcatcatatatatagtttCTACATCTTTTTCTTCACCAAATAACAAATCACTTgttattacatttatatctGATTTTTTTTCCTGCCTTGAAAATTCatcaatacatatatttaaaaaatctcCTTTATTAAATTCCCATTCTGCTTTTCTTTGTTCTTCCAAAATTAACATATGTATTTCTATAATAGTTTTCCATAACCATTTCTTTCTttctaataatttaattttataaggaTCCTCTATAATttcaactttttttttaacctgtatttttttttttaatttttctttttgctTTTCCTTTATTTCTTCACGTAACTTTTCTAAttcttttattcttatatacaCAGCAGAAGGAACCACAGTTTTCACTTtaactttttcttcttttctcACTGctatcatttcttttttctataatagaaaaatatatatatttaattaaaaaaatatatgtgcacatatatattataaaaaatataatgttcttattattttttttttaatatacacatacacatatatatgatgtatttcttttcattacTTACTTTATCCATTAAATTCAGGATTATGGAAATTAGAAGGATTAACAAACCTATaggaataaatataagataTGGTGTTACTTGCATAGGAGGATTACCAGTAGGTGGAATCTTAGGAGTTGGTACTACAACATTTGTAGGTGGAATgcgtatattaaaaatatggcTAAAACCTTCTGCAGTACTTGTAATTTTGGATTTCCCAAATATTGGTAactgaaaaaaattatcgaACATATCTAaagtaatgaaaataaataataatttatatatattatattatcttcacataattaaaataataatttcactatttttatttaatatataacatataataataatgaaaaaaaaagaaagaaagaaaaaagttaaattataactattaaatatacaaatttattatacataccAAATATTAACCTAGGAGAATCACGTACAAACCTTCCAGATTCTGTTTGTAAATGGTTAAAACCAACATATGGAGGTAAATTAGAAAATCCAGGTATCTCAGTACCCTCATTTTCAGGGGGGGGATTCGGAGTTTCAGGTTCTTTGGGGTCTTCATCATCAGAGTCTGTTTCGTCGTCAGGTTCTTTTGGGCCTTCATCCTCTTCTCCACTATATTCATCATCAGAGTCTGTTTCCTCTTCAGGTTCGtcttcctttttttcttcctcaTTTTTACACTCTATTCGTGGAAATAAAATAGATGCTTTTCTCAAAGtacaattattatcaatagtATATGCTCCTTTAATTCTATCATCATcagttatattattattaaatgaattattaattGCGTTCTCATTCGTAATTACCCATTCGTTAAATTCTAAACATTTTTGTTCATAATTATCTGAAGCATTAACTTCATCTCTTCTTTTATCCCTTTCTTCACAATAATCTTCCAACATTTTTCGTCTGTGTCTTTGAATTCTTGgataaaaaggatatattcttttacatttattttctGACTTTATACGCATTTCCCTTTCTAAATGATTTTCAATATTTCTATTCCATGATGCTACTTTAGCATCTCTAGGAATATTTAAGAAATCATATGTAGAAAATATTTCTTGTGCATCATCGATGTCATAGTTTAAATGCCTGCATAATTTATTGTAATTTTCTGAATTTTTTACATTACTAATCCTATCGgaaacataattttttaaccTTTCGAAAAAAAGAGTAAAATATAAAGGATATGTAGTAgaacttattttttttctggaTACTGGAGAATGTATTTTAACAGCCAtttaattcataaaaatataagttgttctttattgtttttgtttttttttcatataaacaaTACATTTAATACATAACTAATAAAacctttatatattatacaatttaagaataagtaatatatatattcacaaATATGTTGTTGTTCTATATATTACTGATGAATAAATAGTAATATGAAATAAACACACATGTATTTACTTAGTgcactttttatttttttttttatttatgaattctttttaaatatcacatatatatatatatatatatatatatatatcataataaattaaaaaaaaaaattgtacatATCtgatatttacaaaatataaataaacttatcataaaaaagaaattaaaattaaaatatatttatcaataccacaatataaacatattcctataaataatatatttcattcatTATTAAAcctgaataaaaatatcatgAAAAGATGTGCATTAaggaaaattatttttacaaattatttattgtatCTAGATGTGAatcaaaatttatataatttttataattttaaaaattattatcttttttttatatagtataatttaatttatatacaaattaatttattacaaCGAATGAATGTATTACGagataattttaaattaataattttatataatacatataacatatatatatttatttatttatttaaaataaatccATGATTATTCAATTATCCTATATTCTTAAAACATAtgagaatatatttaatttatttaattttgtaGGCCATATTGGacgttttttatatttctacaTAATAATACGTACACTTTTTAAAGatcaaatatatagaaaaaaattaatatattatattattatttcctttttcaaTAAATCCATAAGGATAACGACcacattttaaatatatatatgtatatttttccaactatatcattttttatgcTTTCACTTTTGTTACTGTtccatcatttttattatacattgataataataagtgtacacatatatttaGAAGAGTAAAGTGaatgaatgaataaataaataaataaatgagaATACagcattattttctttatataaaaatgataaaaataaaaaatacataaatattttaaatagaAATTGaagcatacatatatatatttatgtatatatttctttttttttcatacaaacatatttatttatttttatctttataatcCTTTCGATATCAgttttttttaagtatttTCAAagcataaataaaataaaaataaaaaaaaaatatatatatatataataatatattgctaaataatttttaaaaaagtaaaaaaatatatatatataatttttttcctttttttttttatatacttatcatttttattttctatataaaggaaataaaaatgtgaACTATGggatattattttatagtgTTTCATattcaaaattaaaaaagaaatataatgaatatttatatttttttttttttttttttttttttttcattaatttttcaagatacaaaaaaaaaattaactttgaataaagaaaatttcCTTCTTTCTTTATCCATTAATTTCCAACATAttgtatacattttattaagTATATTTGGATCTTTAtctgtttatattatttatcattttattttatatttttcatcatttaataaatcattaaatatattttcactttattttatttccaaATTTTTAtcgtatatttaaaattttattcttcttaataaatgaaacaattctttttctctttttaaaattatatcttTCGTAAAAGAAGGATCACTTAAATATCGTATATAATTGTGtcataatatgtaatatttataaaaccatcttaaaaattgaataaataaataaataaataaataaatatatatatatatatatatatattattacatttaagGACAAACATAACTCTTCAAacaaatattatgtaaaacACAAATTGAAAAGcaacatatattttctttttttttaatatattcaaaaatataaaatatttttttcctttattcTTTTCAATAATATTCCTCATATATACTACACATGAAAAGAGTATACCCAcacttatttataaatatgtaattataattttctataatatatatatatatttactcttatgaaaaaaaaaaaaaaaaaatcacacaaatattatatttatatattatccagttggtaaatataaataaataatattcatacacttaattttttttttttttttttcaagatatttttctaaaatatataattatattatacgatatataaaaatatatatatatatatatatatatatatatatatatacacgaGAAcacaccaaaaaaaaaaaaaaaaaaaaaaaaaaaaaaatgaaaccactagaataataatgaacatatattttatacatatcgAATTTTTGTCTTATATATccgaaaaaaaattaatgaattaaaataatgttttaaatattgaattatttattaccattattatatatttaaacaaaaaaaaatatatattttttttttctctccaTCTCCCTCCAAAATTCTCAATCGATCCTACTTTATGATGAAtcaaaatatgttttataaatgaaaagaaatattgtTATAATCAAATCTGTATGAATGAGAACagacaaaataataaacaattcacatatatatatatatatatatatataatattaatatgtaaaataaaatacacactaattttttattacatattttaacaatcataattaatttatagtAATTATCAAAAACGAAATGTTAGAGCtaacataataattatataaaatattataagtcAAATTTATTATGGTTCAATATTCTTAttctaaaaatatttattaatttactTTTAcattgataataaaaaataataaacataaaaaatatttttatttcattcattttactataaacaaataatactaaatattatttcccttgttttaatattataattctgTATACTTTATTATACAgttgtaaaataaaataatatatatatagcaattatttatataatgtattaacACGTCAAAACATATGATTTGTAttctacatatattaattgctcgttatattattttttatattaattactTTCGAATCGATTAAAAAGTTTGTTCTTTaaagatatacatatatgatattaaaaaaaaaaaaaaaaaaaaaaaaaaaaaacattgcaataaatatattgtatacaTATGTTATGGTCGTATTCCCTTCACGcacttgaaaaaaaaaaatatattatatatataaataaataatttaatatatttttttttttttctcattttaatatcataaggatatcatatatatatatttttgttatgtATAAAAGTATCATatcacatttttatttttaaaatgaaataaaaaaggtgaacgaaataattataaaattaaaaagatatatttaatattttaaaatattcttatataatgaa from Plasmodium sp. gorilla clade G2 genome assembly, chromosome: 8 encodes:
- a CDS encoding surface-associated interspersed protein 1.3 putative, which encodes MAVKIHSPVSRKKISSTTYPLYFTLFFERLKNYVSDRISNVKNSENYNKLCRHLNYDIDDAQEIFSTYDFLNIPRDAKVASWNRNIENHLEREMRIKSENKCKRIYPFYPRIQRHRRKMLEDYCEERDKRRDEVNASDNYEQKCLEFNEWVITNENAINNSFNNNITDDDRIKGAYTIDNNCTLRKASILFPRIECKNEEEKKEDEPEEETDSDDEYSGEEDEGPKEPDDETDSDDEDPKEPETPNPPPENEGTEIPGFSNLPPYVGFNHLQTESGRFVRDSPRLIFDMFDNFFQLPIFGKSKITSTAEGFSHIFNIRIPPTNVVVPTPKIPPTGNPPMQVTPYLIFIPIGLLILLISIILNLMDKKKEMIAVRKEEKVKVKTVVPSAVYIRIKELEKLREEIKEKQKEKLKKKIQVKKKVEIIEDPYKIKLLERKKWLWKTIIEIHMLILEEQRKAEWEFNKGDFLNICIDEFSRQEKKSDINVITSDLLFGEEKDVETIYMMNKQSDMWYRWVERHEHMLEKWKEEEWFLRLKESWRDEEEEYMKRAYKELLISLRGDKYHMSQRQKIIWRIWIAKHPFRVREFVIDKWFNKLFEELEKEGIISDEAIRNFISLHEEQYDEEQIEEFIKYKKKVLVVILWIKIYMSILEEYIKEEDIESEKLFIDTSFEELKKKKEIEEEVIEDLKKDIYGIDKMKELEKYKGEDWFKQMQQDWIRREYKFVSSYNLGSDDEEEFYEFVKKPTMEIQKDLLKEQWRNIELKWIDEDNDEDWLEDELLKKRKYIKPEDKMKHRIIREDDIYSEELKIYDEIEKRGIYLLNKKVLKWKIIIEIHLEVLYDCKMEQWEKNKEDFLDICIEELVKKQNEDKKKS